One segment of Purpureocillium takamizusanense chromosome 7, complete sequence DNA contains the following:
- the ARH1 gene encoding Adrenodoxin-NADP(+) reductase (EggNog:ENOG503NUPV~BUSCO:EOG09261UOJ~COG:C), whose amino-acid sequence MRHYDTVLLAYGASEDKKLGILGESTLTGIYSARQFVGWYNGLPECAGLRPDLLRGEDAVVIGQGNVALDVARILLEDVDVLRKTDITEHALAELARSRVRRVHVVARRGPMQAAFTIKEVRELMKLPSVAFWPVNRSLIPQDIKNLPRASRRLMEVLLKGTSLSPGQSSRSWSLDSCLSPRHFLGRSDNPTAVASTEFDMTHLEEPFNPASRVINTGSTKVLPSDVVFRSVGYRSVALPEFAEAGIQFDAARGIVSNDGLGRVTRLVSGDDANPHVTAQQVAGLYCAGWLKRGPTGVIASTMQDAFATGDAIVQDWLSGGRFLQPDQIQSPGGWEAVMQDVGPSATSAVSWDRWLRIDAAEKSRGHRLGKEREKFTRTSDMLSVL is encoded by the exons ATGCGCCACTACGACACTGTACTTCTCGCCTACGGTGCCTCCGAGGACAAGAAgctcggcatcctcggcgagtCCACCTTGACGGGCATTTACTCGGCCCGCCAGTTCGTCGGCTGGTACAATGGGCTCCCCGAATGCGCGGGCCTCCGGCCTGACCTCCTCCGTGGcgaagacgccgtcgtcatcggccaGGGCAACGTCGCACTGGACGTGGCCCGCATCCTGTTGGAAGACGTTGACGTACTGAGGAAGACGGACATCACGGAGCACGCCCTAGCGGAACTAGCACGCAGCCGTGTTCGGAGAGTCCACGTCGTTGCCAGGCGCGGCCCGATGCAG GCCGCCTTCACAATAAAGGAAGTGCGGGAGCTGATGAAGCTGCCGAGCGTGGCATTTTGGCCCGTAAACCGGTCTCTTATTCCTCAAGACATAAAAAACCTCCCTCGCGCTTCGAGGCGCCTCATGGAAGTCCTCCTTAAAGGAACTTCACTGTCCCCCGGGCAATCTTCACGCTCCTGGTCCCTCGACAGCTGTCTCTCGCCCAGGCACTTCCTTGGTCGGTCGGACAATCCAACAGCCGTTGCAAGCACAGAATTCGACATGACGCATCTCGAGGAACCCTTCAACCCCGCGTCGCGCGTTATTAACACAGGCTCCACCAAAGTACTGCCGTCCGACGTTGTGTTCCGCTCCGTGGGCTACAGATCTGTCGCACTGCCCGAGTTCGCCGAAGCCGGCATTCAATTCGACGCGGCACGGGGCATCGTCAGTAATGACGGCCTAGGCAGAGTGACCCGTCTCGTTTCCGGCGATGATGCAAACCCCCATGTAACAGCCCAGCAAGTAGCTGGGCTCTattgcgctggctggctcaaGAGAGGGCCCACGGGCGTGATTGCGTCTACGATGCAGGACGCCTTTGCCACGGGCGATGCCATAGTGCAAGACTGGCTATCGGGAGGACGCTTCCTGCAACCTGACCAGATTCAGTCTCCTGGTGGATGGGAGGCAGTCATGCAGGACGTTGGTCCTAGTGCAACATCCGCCGTGTCGTGGGATCGGTGGCTCAGAATCGATGCGGCAGAGAAAAGCCGTGGACATCGCCTGGGCAAGGAAAGGGAAAAATTCACCAGAACTAGCGACATGCTGTCGGTGCTTTGA
- the ARH1 gene encoding Adrenodoxin-NADP(+) reductase (EggNog:ENOG503NUPV~COG:C) translates to MYTCTSRPDAQDNPSKSHHRARTKRPPPPATDRPTSRPPGPTERSRACRSHHHPAQPPAQACARHEGMRPAVARTAIGGGVRACSAAAAPASPPTSPSHTALRPCRGATSPPMRLAVVGSGPAGFYAASRVMSKLPGTLVDMYEGLPVPFGLVRHGVAPDHPEVKNCQDRFGEIAAAPNFRFLGNVSVGQPLHAAEHCVAPLGSLMRHYDTVLLAYGASEDKKLGILGESTLTGIYSARQFVGWYNGLPECAGLRPDLLRGEDAVVIGQGNVALDVARILLEDVDVLRKTDITEHALAELARSRVRRVHVVARRGPMQAAFTIKEVRELMKLPSVAFWPVNRSLIPQDIKNLPRASRRLMEVLLKGTSLSPGQSSRSWSLDSCLSPRHFLGRSDNPTAVASTEFDMTHLEEPFNPASRVINTGSTKVLPSDVVFRSVGYRSVALPEFAEAGIQFDAARGIVSNDGLGRVTRLVSGDDANPHVTAQQVAGLYCAGWLKRGPTGVIASTMQDAFATGDAIVQDWLSGGRFLQPDQIQSPGGWEAVMQDVGPSATSAVSWDRWLRIDAAEKSRGHRLGKEREKFTRTSDMLSVL, encoded by the exons ATGTACACATGTACCTCGCGTCCAGACGCCCAAGACAATCCCTCGAAAAGCCATCACCGTGCAAGGACAaagcgcccgccgcctcccgcaaCCGATCGACCGACCTCCCGACCTCCCGGGCCGACCGAGCGCTCGCGAGCCTGTCGcagccatcaccaccccGCGCAACCGCCTGCGCAGGCCTGCGCTCGGCACGAGGGAATGCGCCCAGCAGTGGCTCGCaccgccatcggcggcggtgttCGGGCTTGTTcagcggctgcggcaccggcatcgccgccaactTCGCCGTCACACACAGCCCTGCGTccctgccgcggcgccacctcgccgcccatgcgcctggccgtcgtcggttCCGGACCCGCCGGGTTCTACGCCGCTTCTAGAGTAATGTCCAAGCTGCCGGGCACCCTCGTCGATATGTACGAGGGCCTCCCGGTGCCCTTTGGTCTCGTCCGACATGGTGTTGCCCCAGACCACCCCGAGGTCAAG AACTGCCAGGACCGCTTCGGCGAGATCGCTGCGGCCCCCAACTTCCGCTTCCTGGGCAACGTCTCCGTCGGTCAACCCCTTCACGCCGCCGAACACTGCGTCGCGCCGCTTGGCTCTCTTATGCGCCACTACGACACTGTACTTCTCGCCTACGGTGCCTCCGAGGACAAGAAgctcggcatcctcggcgagtCCACCTTGACGGGCATTTACTCGGCCCGCCAGTTCGTCGGCTGGTACAATGGGCTCCCCGAATGCGCGGGCCTCCGGCCTGACCTCCTCCGTGGcgaagacgccgtcgtcatcggccaGGGCAACGTCGCACTGGACGTGGCCCGCATCCTGTTGGAAGACGTTGACGTACTGAGGAAGACGGACATCACGGAGCACGCCCTAGCGGAACTAGCACGCAGCCGTGTTCGGAGAGTCCACGTCGTTGCCAGGCGCGGCCCGATGCAG GCCGCCTTCACAATAAAGGAAGTGCGGGAGCTGATGAAGCTGCCGAGCGTGGCATTTTGGCCCGTAAACCGGTCTCTTATTCCTCAAGACATAAAAAACCTCCCTCGCGCTTCGAGGCGCCTCATGGAAGTCCTCCTTAAAGGAACTTCACTGTCCCCCGGGCAATCTTCACGCTCCTGGTCCCTCGACAGCTGTCTCTCGCCCAGGCACTTCCTTGGTCGGTCGGACAATCCAACAGCCGTTGCAAGCACAGAATTCGACATGACGCATCTCGAGGAACCCTTCAACCCCGCGTCGCGCGTTATTAACACAGGCTCCACCAAAGTACTGCCGTCCGACGTTGTGTTCCGCTCCGTGGGCTACAGATCTGTCGCACTGCCCGAGTTCGCCGAAGCCGGCATTCAATTCGACGCGGCACGGGGCATCGTCAGTAATGACGGCCTAGGCAGAGTGACCCGTCTCGTTTCCGGCGATGATGCAAACCCCCATGTAACAGCCCAGCAAGTAGCTGGGCTCTattgcgctggctggctcaaGAGAGGGCCCACGGGCGTGATTGCGTCTACGATGCAGGACGCCTTTGCCACGGGCGATGCCATAGTGCAAGACTGGCTATCGGGAGGACGCTTCCTGCAACCTGACCAGATTCAGTCTCCTGGTGGATGGGAGGCAGTCATGCAGGACGTTGGTCCTAGTGCAACATCCGCCGTGTCGTGGGATCGGTGGCTCAGAATCGATGCGGCAGAGAAAAGCCGTGGACATCGCCTGGGCAAGGAAAGGGAAAAATTCACCAGAACTAGCGACATGCTGTCGGTGCTTTGA
- a CDS encoding uncharacterized protein (TransMembrane:4 (i107-130o136-157i169-188o216-240i)~EggNog:ENOG503NZ6D) — MGQAAPPFMYGAEPRNDSRFPRSSFDPKAVTRASWEPKPRKPQPTGPLVSFNRHPESVHVLQRNPSPGWPLTFWSSSHLVLATQQTNYVPLGRRTKKCIKWLRRLQLVLRVLQLCGAAGILILMILITNVNPATAWVLRIVAGISMMHCTYGAYHLSRDASGRTPASSAAYQVFASIADLCVLSTYAYGALTAYKSAGGWATLLADQNLVRYFVPAVYYTLVGCGGLHVITLSVSLWLGVAFRRISLMPPDLNPLEDHLTARPFHKRNKSSVTTASSVGDEKCLSTPTEASRFSDLRSEDSFRPPSVPFMHTRTGSSHSQLSRDSRSDFPARQYQIVPSGGRLGHSSACSAPIRADVSMPRSLRGGSYVQLPTTEPGSPQRDLTSKQDGSSARKPKFTEAWAPTDSLISRTYHRKSTGEARLPYTALTQRYNLDDPSDSEYEDENVQTGDLTAALSAPKHPNPLRSHPPPRAQATPNCPATRPSQALLVEVSGNERRVSDSRDIADQTLSQQSPWQRQRNSSIQPEDGFYSRPYGDLKPSTPPIMIGSGRKVSTGNDFAFTYASNSHGRRVMSGRQAEEGLAAAQVSRRGLAGS; from the exons ATGGGGcaagcggcgccgcccttcATGTACGGCGCCGAGCCGCGCAACGACTCGCGCTTCCCCAGATCTTCCTTCGATCCCAAAGCTGTGACGCGAGCCAGCTGGGAGCCCAAGCCTCGCAAGCCTCAGCCCACTGGCCCGCTTGTCTCTTTCAATCGTCACCCCGAGTCCGTACATGTCCTCCAGCGCAATCCAAGTCCCGGCTGGCCGCTGACATTCTGGTCCAGCTCCCATCTGGTCCTTGCGACCCAACAGACCAACTATGTgcccctcggccggcgcACAAAGAAATGCATCAAGTGGCTGCGCCGTctgcagctcgtcctgcGAGTCCTGCAActctgcggcgccgccggcatcctcatcctcatgATCCTCATCACCAACGTCAACCCCGCCACTGCATGGGTCCTCCGCATCGTG GCCGGCATTTCCATGATGCACTGTACTTATGGCGCCTATCATCTCTCCCGCGACGCTTCCGGCCGCACTCCGGCATCCTCTGCTGCCTATCAGGTCTTTGCCAGCATAGCTGACCTGTGTGTTCTGTCTACTTATGCCTATGGTGCCTTGACTGCCTACAAGAGTGCCGGTGGATGGGCCACCTTGCTTGCTGACCAGAACCTCGTGCGATACTTCGTTCCGGCCGTTTACTATACCCTCGTCGGCTGTGGCGGCCTGCACGTCATCACCCTGTCTGTTTCACTCTGGCTCGGAGTCGCCTTCCGCAGAATCAGCCTCATGCCTCCAGATCTGAACCCCCTCGAAGACCATCTGACGGCAAGGCCTTTCCACAAGCGAAACAAGTCTTCCGTCACCACGGCTAGCAGCGTCGGAGACGAGAAATGCTTGTCGACACCGACGGAGGCGAGCCGTTTCTCTGACCTACGCTCTGAGGACTCGTTTCGGCCACCGAGCGTGCCCTTTATGCACACGAGAACTGGCTCGAGCCATTCTCAGCTGAGCCGAGACTCTAGAAGCGACTTCCCAGCGAGGCAATACCAAATTGTCCCCAGCGGTGGCCGTCTCGGGCATTCATCGGCCTGCTCGGCTCCAATTCGTGCAGATGTGTCTATGCCTCGCTCCTTGCGAGGTGGTTCATACGTTCAACTGCCCACAACGGAGCCTGGATCGCCTCAGCGGGACCTGACATCCAAACAAGACGGAAGTTCAGCCCGGAAGCCAAAGTTCACCGAGGCATGGGCGCCGACCGATTCCCTCATCTCCAGAACGTACCACCGCAAGAGCACCGGTGAAGCGAGGCTGCCGTACACAGCTTTGACCCAGCGCTACAACTTGGACGATCCGTCTGACTCGGAGTACGAGGATGAGAACGTGCAGACTGGAGACCTCACGGCCGCATTATCCGCGCCCAAGCATCCAAACCCCCTCCGgtcccacccgccgccgagggcgcaaGCAACACCAAACTGCCCTGCCACACGGCCGTCCCAGGCCTTGCTGGTGGAGGTGAGCGGCAATGAGCGTCGGGTCAGCGATAGCAGGGACATTGCCGATCAGACACTGAGTCAGCAGAGCCCGTGGCAGAGGCAACGAAACAGTTCCATTCAACCCGAGGATGGCTTTTACTCAAGACCGTATGGTGATCTTAAGCCCTCCACTCCTCCAATCATGATTGGCAGCGGCCGTAAGGTCTCGACCGGCAACGACTTTGCATTCACGTACGCTTCCAATTCTCACGGCCGACGCGTCATGAGTGGCAGacaggccgaggagggccttGCTGCAGCCCAAGTCTCGAGACGAGGCCTCGCGGGGAGCTAG
- the PMS1 gene encoding ATP-binding mismatch repair protein (EggNog:ENOG503NV9D~BUSCO:EOG0926213Z~COG:L): protein MAATIKPIDGRSIHQIQSGQVIVDLCSVVKELVENSIDSGASIIDVRFKNQGLDLVEVQDNGSGIAPANYASIALKHHTSKLSSYSDIASLETFGFRGEALASLCALSNLTITTCLQADVPKGSRLTFEPTGQLRDTAVVAAQRGTAVAVDRLFHNLPVRRRELERNVKREWHKVIALLNQYACIQTGIKISVSQQPTKGKRLVLFSTKGNPTTRDNIINIFGAKTLSALVPLDMDLELEPSTVSAGEHPISASNKVRIVGHVSRPSPGEGRQTPDRQMFFVNGRPCSLPQLARAFNEVYRSYNYSQSPFILADIQLDTHMYDVNVSPDKRTILLHDQGRLLDRVRSSLTALFDANDHVVPISQVADQRRRTSVEASAKRPQSSPLVGPDTVIGDTNVSDASSSSGDESDHSCNASQESFGSQVRTPASVNVARDKPRKRRRTVHDQGLMSQWLSQDSGKPSSGSSIVPPGRSATVVDAVGPSYRGRSLYPQLAASAAKQHLQFSPEMSPSLPASPQVSDDGTPEITTVPSQGLHQRPSPHCDRNATSPDGVVNEQNAVLQKRQCLDTEEDEGKRPLSPLFMARNRPHLPSDGDRCASEAPHYQSGNGETAASDTHNGYAGLSPASDSESPEDCLDSGFTGVNPRHAARLVPTETLSSSTSALLGSHPRTREAIPSAASPSVKADLDPVLSSEGGASTRCESSRDLQATTADESPLMPVRSSAFSIKRTEPTVSTSRWYRTNEEEIWHGLSRLTSGIAAGGAVLPGERDVEDIASSDAEAKLSLIISRGDFPRMRVVGQFNLGFIIAVRPAHGRESVEERDELFIIDQHASDEKYNFERLQANTTVQSQRLVHAKALQLTALEEEIVMENMSALESNGFKIEVDASGDSPVGSRCQLVALPLSRETTFTMDDLQELIALLGEESAESGHVPRPSRVRKMFAMRACRSSIMIGKALTQHQMSNVLQHMGELDKPWNCPHGRPTMRHLCHLDAWDKGRWKGDVAAVSASVWRSYGRGQEV from the exons ATGGCCGCGACGATCAAGCCCATCGATGGCCGGAGT ATCCATCAAATTCAGTCCGGCCAAGTCATCGTTGACCTCTGCTCCGTAgtcaaggagctcgtcgagaacAGCATCGATTCGGGCGCCAGCATCATAG ATGTGCGCTTTAAAAATCAGGGCCTCGACTTGGTCGAGGTCCAAGACAACGGTTCAGGCATCGCCCCCGCAAACTATGCTTCAATTGCGCTTAAGCACCATACGTCCAAGCTGTCGTCCTATTCCGACATCGCCTCGCTCGAGACTTTTGGCTTTCGCGGCGAGGCTCTGGCTTCTCTCTGCGCCCTTTCGAAcctcaccatcaccacctgCCTCCAGGCAGATGTGCCCAAGGGCTCGCGACTCACTTTCGAGCCCACCGGCCAGCTCCGGGACACCGCTGTAGTAGCCGCCCAGCGAGGCAcagccgtggccgtggaTCGTCTTTTCCACAATCTCCCTGTCCGCCGACGCGAGCTAGAGCGTAACGTCAAAAGAGAATGGCACAAGGTTATCGCGCTGCTCAACCAGTACGCCTGCATTCAGACGGGCATCAAGATCTCCGTCTCGCAGCAGCCCACCAAAGGCAAGCGCCTTGTTCTCTTCTCGACCAAGGGAAACCCCACCACTCGTGATAACATCATCAACATCTTTGGCGCCAAAACATTGTCCGCACTCGTACCCCTCGATATGGACCTGGAACTGGAGCCATCAACCGTGAGTGCCGGAGAGCACCCGATTTCTGCCTCTAACAAGGTGCGCATCGTTGGCCACGTGTCGCGACCATCGCCCGGCGAAGGCCGCCAAACTCCAGATCGGCAGATGTTCTTTGTTAATGGCAGGCCATGCAGCCTTCCCCAGCTTGCCAGGGCATTCAACGAGGTGTACAGGTCCTACAACTACTCCCAGTCGCCTTTCATCCTTGCCGATATCCAGCTCGACACCCACATGTACGACGTCAATGTCAGCCCAGACAAGCGCACCATCCTTCTACACGATCAGGGCAGACTCTTAGACCGCGTTCGCTCTTCGCTCACGGCGTTGTTTGATGCGAATGATCACGTCGTTCCTATATCACAAGTGGCCGATCAGCGACGGCGTACCTCTGTCGAGGCCAGTGCCAAAAGGCCTCAATCATCACCCCTCGTGGGGCCTGACACGGTGATTGGAGATACGAATGTCAGcgatgcgtcgtcgtcgtcaggtGACGAATCCGACCACAGTTGCAACGCTAGTCAAGAATCCTTTGGCAGCCAAGTCAGGACCCCTGCGAGTGTGAACGTTGCCAGGGACAAGCCCAGAAAGCGGCGCAGAACCGTCCATGATCAGGGTCTGATGAGCCAGTGGCTCAGCCAAGACAGCGGAAAGCCGAGTTCTGGATCTTCGATTGTTCCACCTGGTAGATCGGCTACGGTAGTCGATGCCGTTGGACCGTCATACAGGGGTAGGTCATTGTATCCTCAGTTGGCAGCATCTGCTGCGAAGCAACATCTTCAGTTTTCTCCGGAAATGTCCCCCAGTCTGCCAGCATCCCCTCAAGtctccgacgacggcacTCCTGAGATAACCACGGTTCCCAGCCAAGGTCTTCACCAGCGACCAAGTCCACATTGTGACCGGAATGCCACCTCCCCCGACGGTGTTGTCAACGAGCAGAACGCGGTACTTCAGAAGCGCCAATGCCTGGACACCGAAGAAGATGAGGGTAAACGGCCGCTCTCACCACTCTTCATGGCAAGGAATAGGCCTCATCTGCCTTCCGACGGCGATAGATGTGCAAGTGAGGCACCTCACTACCAGTCGGGGAACGGCGAAACTGCTGCGAGTGACACACATAATGGCTATGCTGGTCTATCCCCTGCATCGGACTCGGAGTCACCCGAGGACTGCCTGGATTCCGGCTTCACTGGGGTCAACCCCAGACACGCAGCAAGACTGGTTCCGACAGAGACCCTCTCATCCTCCACATCGGCTCTCCTTGGCAGCCACCCACGCACCCGGGAAGCAATACCATCTGCCGCATCACCGAGTGTCAAGGCTGACCTAGATCCGGTTCTGTCAAGCGAGGGCGGTGCTTCTACTCGTTGCGAATCATCAAGGGACTTGCAGGCTACCACGGCAGATGAGAGTCCGCTCATGCCGGTGCGGTCGTCGGCTTTTAGCATAAAACGTACCGAACCAACTGTATCAACTTCACGATGGTACCGGAccaacgaggaggagataTGGCACGGCCTGAGCCGTCTGACGTCCGGtatcgccgccgggggggctGTACTACCAGGAGAACGAGATGTCGAGGACATTGCCTCGTCAGACGCAGAAGCCAAGTTATCATTGATCATTTCGAGAGGAGATTTCCCACGGATGCGGGTCGTGGGGCAGTTCAATCTGGGCTTCATCATTGCAGTTCGCCCAGCTCACGGTAGAGAATCGGTCGAGGAGCGGGATGAGCTCTTCATCATCGACCAGCATGCCTCGGACGAAAAGTACAACTTTGAACGGCTCCAAGCCAACACGACGGTGCAGTCGCAGCGGTTGGTGCACGCCAAGGCACTACAGTTGACAGCTCTGGAAGAAGAAATTGTGATGGAGAACATGTCCGCTCTCGAATCCAATGGCTTCAAGATTGAAGTAGATGCCAGCGGAGACTCGCCCGTGGGTTCCCGATGTCAACTGGTTGCCCTGCCGCTGAGTCGGGAAACGACATTTACCATGGATGACTTGCAGGAGTTGATCGCGCTCCTTGGGGAGGAGTCGGCGGAGTCGGGCCACGTTCCACGCCCGTCTAGAGTGAGGAAGATGTTTGCCATGCGGGCATGTCGCAGCAGTATCATGATTGGCAAGGCTCTGACGCAACACCAGATGAGCAACGTGCTCCAGCACATGGGGGAATTAGATAAGCCCTGGAACTGCCCTCATGGACGCCCTACCATGAGACACCTCTGCCACCTCGATGCGTGGGACAAAGGGCGCTGGAAAGGCGATGTGGCGGCGGTGTCTGCGTCTGTGTGGCGCTCATATGGACGGGGTCAGGAGGTTTGA
- the ETF1 gene encoding Electron transfer flavoprotein alpha-subunit (BUSCO:EOG092649VG~EggNog:ENOG503NVHF~COG:C) — protein MLFAARRALLGRASLSINCRGRPGHFLSTLAILEQRDGQLNAGSLSAFTAAKKLGGTVHGFIAGSSIAAAAAQAAKVEGVEQIVTVENDAYEKGLPESYAPLLVENIKKGNYTHVVGGHTAFGKNVLPRVAALLDSQQISDITGIQDEKTFVRPIYAGNAIATVESSDAVKVITIRGTAFAPATAEAGSASIVPGADPKAGSTTEWLSEDLAKSDRPDLATASKVVSGGRGLKSKEEFDKVMLPLADALGAAVGASRAAVDSGYADNSLQVGQTGKVVAPQLYMAVGISGAIQHLAGMKDSKVIAAINKDADAPIFQVADVGLVGDLFEKVPELTEKVKSS, from the exons ATGCTTTTTGCCGCGAGACGGGCCCTGCTGGGGCGGGCCTCGTTGTCCATCAACTGCCGTGGCCGTCCCGGCCACTTTCTGTCCACGCTGGCCAtccttgagcagcgcgaTGGCCAGCTGAATGCTGGCTCGCTGAGCGCATTCACCGCGGCAAAGAAGCTTGGCGGGACTGTTCACGGCTTCATTGCAGgcagctccatcgccgctgccgctgcccaggccgccaaggtgGAGGGTGTTGAGCAGATTGTCACTGTTGAGAACGACGCATACGAGAAG GGCCTTCCTGAGAGCTATGCCCCGTTGCTGGTCGAGAACATCAAGAAGGGCAACTACACACACGTTGTTGGCGGCCACACGGCATTCGGCAAGAATGTGCTGCCCCGGGTTGCCGCCCTCCTAGACTCGCAGCAGATATCGGACATCACCGGCATTCAGGACGAAAAGACATTTGTCCGTCCCATCTACGCTGGCAATGCCATTGCTACAGTCGAGTCGTCAgacgccgtcaaggtcaTCACAATCCGAGGGACGGCTTTCGCGCCAGCCACGGCCGAAGCCGGATCCGCCTCCATCGTACCGGGGGCTGATCCCAAGGCTGGCTCGACTACGGAGTGGCTGTCTGAGGACCTTGCTAAATCTGACCGCCCGGACCTGGCAACGGCCAGCAAAGTCGTCTCCGGTGGACGCGGTCTCAAGTCCAAGGAGGAGTTTGACAAGGTCATGCTACCCCTTGCCGATGCCTTGGgggccgccgtcggtgcTTCACGAGCTGCCGTCGATAGTGGTTACGCGGACAATAGCCTTCAGGTGGGACAGACCGGCAAGGTCGTTGCCCCTCAGCTCTACATGGCTGTTGGAATCTCCGGCGCAATCCAGCATCTCGCAGGCATGAAGGACAGCAAAGTGATCGCGGCCATCAACAAGGATGCGGACGCGCCTATTTTCCAGGTGGCGGATGTTGGCTTGGTCGGCGACTTGTTCGAGAAGGTTCCTGAACTGACCGAGAAGGTCAAGAGCTCTTGA